Proteins encoded within one genomic window of Candidatus Methylomirabilis tolerans:
- the eno gene encoding phosphopyruvate hydratase — protein MTRIARLSAREILDSRGYPTVEVDAVLEDGSIGRAAVPSGASTGRHEALELRDGDPSRHAGKGVQKAIRHIHDLIAPVLVGKQADEQAAIDHALITLDGTENKARLGANAVLGVSLAVAKAAAAARDLPLYRYLGGPTATTLPIPLMNIINGGAHADTNVDFQEFMIVPAGAPTFAEAIRFGAETFHALGGVLAGRGYGTTVGDEGGFAPRLRSNVEAIELILEAIAKAGYRPGSDIALALDPAASEFFDGGKYVFRKSDGSTRDAEGMIHFYSDWIRQYPIVSIEDGLAEDDWLGWKTLTAELGKQTQLVGDDLFVTSSRRLARGIDEGIANAILIKLNQVGTLTETLQAMELARSVGYRNVISHRSGETEDTTIADLAVATGAGQIKSGSLSRTERTCKYNQLLRIEEALGPDAVLAAPFAKVQ, from the coding sequence ATGACACGCATCGCAAGGCTGAGCGCCAGGGAGATCCTGGATTCCCGTGGCTACCCGACTGTCGAGGTGGACGCTGTGTTGGAGGACGGCTCCATCGGACGCGCCGCCGTCCCATCCGGCGCTTCGACCGGCCGGCACGAGGCGCTGGAACTGAGGGACGGGGATCCGTCTCGCCATGCGGGGAAAGGGGTACAAAAGGCCATCCGCCATATCCACGACCTCATCGCCCCTGTCCTGGTAGGAAAACAGGCTGATGAGCAGGCGGCGATCGATCATGCGCTCATCACGCTTGATGGCACCGAGAACAAAGCCAGGCTGGGCGCCAATGCGGTGTTGGGTGTCTCGCTTGCCGTCGCAAAAGCGGCCGCAGCCGCGCGAGATCTTCCGCTGTACCGGTATCTGGGTGGCCCGACAGCGACGACCCTTCCGATTCCCCTGATGAACATCATCAATGGCGGGGCGCACGCCGACACGAACGTGGATTTTCAGGAGTTCATGATTGTTCCTGCTGGGGCGCCCACCTTTGCTGAGGCTATTCGGTTCGGGGCGGAGACCTTCCATGCGCTGGGTGGCGTGCTGGCTGGACGAGGTTACGGTACCACGGTGGGCGATGAGGGTGGTTTTGCGCCGCGATTGCGCTCAAACGTTGAAGCGATCGAGCTGATCCTGGAGGCGATCGCCAAGGCCGGGTATCGGCCCGGCAGCGATATCGCACTGGCGCTCGACCCGGCGGCGAGCGAGTTCTTCGATGGGGGCAAGTACGTCTTCAGGAAATCTGACGGCTCGACCAGGGACGCTGAAGGGATGATTCATTTCTACAGCGACTGGATTCGCCAGTATCCTATCGTCTCGATCGAGGATGGCTTGGCCGAGGATGACTGGCTGGGGTGGAAGACACTCACCGCCGAGCTTGGGAAACAGACACAACTGGTGGGTGATGACCTCTTTGTCACGAGTAGCCGGCGACTGGCCCGCGGAATCGATGAGGGTATTGCCAACGCTATCCTCATTAAGCTCAATCAGGTTGGGACGCTGACTGAAACACTTCAGGCCATGGAGTTGGCGCGGTCTGTCGGATATCGGAACGTGATCTCGCATCGGTCGGGTGAGACGGAGGATACGACAATCGCCGATCTGGCGGTGGCGACGGGCGCCGGTCAGATCAAGTCCGGCTCTCTCAGTCGGACTGAACGGACCTGCAAGTATAATCAACTGCTCCGGATCGAGGAAGCATTAGGGCCGGATGCGGTCCTGGCG